The Dyadobacter sp. 676 DNA window CCATCGTAGCCGCTTTGTGCCAGCAATTTGGCGGCTTGCAGGCTTCTTTTGCCGCTGTTGCAGTAAAAAACGACTTTTTTACCCGATGGAAAAGTTTCGATACTTTCCGGGATTTCGGAGAGCGGGATATTCTCGCCACCGAAATTATCCGCCTCAAATTCATAATATTCGCGCACATCCACAAGCAAAACCTGTTCGGGATCGGCTTTCTGCAAAGCTTCAAACTCGTCGTAGGACATCTCGCGTGTATTTCCCTCAACCGGCTGTTTAGTAGCCATTTCCGGAGATTTTACAGGAGCTGCCGCTGTGGACCGGGAGAACTCAAAGATAGATTGGGTATTTGAAAGTGCATTGATAACCAGCAGTTTACCCGATAGCGGCTCGCCTATGCCGGCAACAATTTTGATCGCCTCGTTGGCCATGTAAGTGCCGATAATGCCCGGCAAGACACCCATTACACCGGCTTCCGCACAATTATCACCTTCTTCCGCATCCGGAAAAAGGCACCGGTAGGTAGGTCCGCCCTTGTAGTTGAACACCGAAACCTGCCCTTCGAAGCGCAGAATGGAGCCGAATACGAACGGTTTGTTCAATTCCACACAAAAATCATTGACCAGGTAACGCGTTTCGAAGTTGTCGGAGCCGTCGATGACCAGGTCGTAGCCGCTGAGCAAATCGGTCGCGTTGTCGGCAGAAAGCCGGTCGGGGTAGGCTGTAAGGCGTACGAACGGATTGAGTACCGAGAGTTTTTCGACCGCGGTGATGGCCTTGTTTTTACCAATATCGTCGGCGGCGTAGAGTATTTGCCGGTGAAGGTTGGTGAGGTCCACGGTGTCGTCGTCGATAATGCCGATTTTACCCACTCCTGCCGCTACCAGGTATTGCAGGATCGGGCAGCCAAGCCCGCCGGCACCCACGACGGCCACTTTGCCCGCACGCAGTTGCTCCTGCCCGGCCAGGCCCATTTCCGGCATGATAATCTGCCTGGCATACCGTTTGCGTTCGATGGGGGTCATGGTTTAATGATTGAATGAGTGAATGATTGAATGATTGAATGATTGAATGATTGAATGATTGAATGATTGAATGATTGAATGAGTGGGTTATTTGATGGGGGGGCTGATTACCGACATTCGGTCATTCAATCATTCAAAATTAAACTTGCGTCCCAATCCTTCCAAACAGGCTCGTAGCCGGCGCTTCGGATCATCGCGGCGACCTCGGCGGGGCTTCGTTCGTCGGAGATCTCGAACTGTTCGAGCGACTCTGGTTCGACCGCGTAGCCACCGGGATTGGTTTTGGAACCGGCGCTGATGGATGTTACACCCAATTGAATGCAATGGTTCCTGAACTTCTCGGATTCGCGCGTGGAAAGCGATAGCTCGACTTCCCCGTTAAAAATCCGGTACGCGCAAATGAGCTGTACGAGTTCCCGATCGCTCATTTCCACTTTCGGTTCGAGTCCCCCCCGAAAACGGGCGCAGACGTGGAAAAGAAAGGCTGTAACGCGTTTGCCAGTATGTTTTTTCAAGGTAATTCAAATGCAGGGCGGTGAAAAAACTGTCGGTGCGCCAGTCTTCCAAACCTATTAATACCCCAAGTCCC harbors:
- a CDS encoding HesA/MoeB/ThiF family protein, which produces MTPIERKRYARQIIMPEMGLAGQEQLRAGKVAVVGAGGLGCPILQYLVAAGVGKIGIIDDDTVDLTNLHRQILYAADDIGKNKAITAVEKLSVLNPFVRLTAYPDRLSADNATDLLSGYDLVIDGSDNFETRYLVNDFCVELNKPFVFGSILRFEGQVSVFNYKGGPTYRCLFPDAEEGDNCAEAGVMGVLPGIIGTYMANEAIKIVAGIGEPLSGKLLVINALSNTQSIFEFSRSTAAAPVKSPEMATKQPVEGNTREMSYDEFEALQKADPEQVLLVDVREYYEFEADNFGGENIPLSEIPESIETFPSGKKVVFYCNSGKRSLQAAKLLAQSGYDGQSFWAQHW